From one Vallitalea longa genomic stretch:
- a CDS encoding endonuclease/exonuclease/phosphatase family protein has translation MLKRFLKVLCIILVVLILAVVAYLIFMTVTDYKPEEVISLNVSDDTEQVLKKDTKISAMTYNMGYCGLDAGQDFFMDGGTGSRSISKEKTLENLLGMTEFIQSQETDFILLQEVDIKATRSYNINEYEKLKENLSDYSSIHCINYNVPWVPVPISKPHGSVKSGLVTFSKYKITETNRYQYPGKEKWPRQLALLDRCFIESKLPVEEGKELILLNSHLSAYDKGGTIRKQQLDFLKDYVSKEYDKGNYVIVGGDWNHAIPGTDSGMFESKQEWPEWLKEIPEDFLPEGFKWGADKTVPTNRTVDIPYEEGENYYSVIDGFLVSPNVDIINVEGQQLNFQYTDHNPVTLEFTLK, from the coding sequence ATGTTGAAAAGGTTTTTAAAGGTATTATGTATTATTTTAGTTGTATTGATATTAGCTGTTGTTGCTTATTTGATTTTTATGACAGTCACAGATTATAAACCTGAAGAAGTTATATCACTTAATGTCTCTGATGACACAGAACAAGTACTTAAAAAAGATACTAAAATATCAGCAATGACTTATAATATGGGTTATTGTGGACTTGATGCAGGACAAGATTTTTTTATGGATGGAGGAACAGGATCTAGATCTATAAGCAAAGAAAAAACATTAGAAAATCTTCTAGGAATGACCGAATTCATACAAAGTCAAGAAACAGATTTTATACTACTTCAAGAAGTTGATATAAAAGCCACTAGAAGTTATAATATCAATGAATATGAAAAGTTAAAGGAGAACCTATCTGATTATAGCTCAATTCATTGTATCAATTATAATGTACCATGGGTACCGGTTCCTATATCAAAACCTCACGGGAGTGTGAAATCAGGATTAGTGACTTTTTCAAAATACAAGATAACAGAAACTAATCGTTATCAATATCCAGGAAAAGAAAAATGGCCAAGACAGTTAGCACTATTGGATAGATGCTTTATAGAGAGTAAATTACCTGTAGAAGAGGGTAAAGAACTTATTCTACTTAATTCACATCTATCAGCATATGATAAAGGTGGTACAATCCGAAAACAACAGTTGGATTTTTTGAAAGATTATGTTTCCAAGGAATATGATAAAGGTAATTATGTAATAGTAGGTGGAGACTGGAACCATGCTATTCCAGGTACTGATTCAGGTATGTTTGAATCTAAACAAGAGTGGCCAGAATGGTTAAAAGAAATACCTGAAGATTTCTTACCTGAAGGATTTAAATGGGGAGCGGATAAAACTGTTCCAACCAATAGAACCGTTGATATTCCATATGAAGAAGGTGAAAATTATTACAGTGTTATAGATGGATTTCTAGTATCACCTAATGTTGATATAATCAATGTTGAAGGTCAGCAACTTAATTTTCAATATACTGACCATAACCCAGTTACTCTAGAATTTACATTAAAATAG
- a CDS encoding RNA polymerase sigma factor — translation MDDSIEKLIERDQIAFRALVEEYQNRFLSMAYKYTNDYNDAEDLCQEIFIKIYQNISSFKNKSKLSTWLYKIAINTCIDWGRKDKRNLSSLMNFGDKEVKQVKSNHNTEDIIIYKEYQKVIHNTVYSLKDKYKSIIILYHFNQLTYKEISSILNISTKTIETRLYRARKQIKTKLIKEGFGGEIIELQKT, via the coding sequence TTGGATGATTCCATAGAAAAGTTAATAGAACGAGACCAAATAGCTTTTAGAGCACTTGTTGAAGAATATCAAAACAGATTTCTAAGTATGGCTTATAAATATACCAACGATTATAATGATGCTGAGGATTTATGCCAAGAAATATTTATAAAGATATATCAAAACATATCATCATTTAAAAATAAAAGTAAATTATCTACTTGGTTGTATAAAATAGCAATCAATACATGCATAGATTGGGGTAGGAAAGATAAAAGAAACCTCTCAAGCTTAATGAACTTTGGAGATAAAGAAGTAAAACAAGTAAAGTCAAATCATAATACTGAAGATATAATTATTTATAAAGAATATCAAAAAGTAATACATAATACTGTATATAGCCTAAAAGACAAGTATAAATCAATAATTATATTGTATCATTTCAATCAATTGACTTATAAAGAAATATCTAGCATATTAAACATATCAACTAAAACTATTGAAACAAGATTATATAGAGCAAGAAAACAGATAAAAACAAAATTGATAAAAGAAGGTTTTGGAGGTGAGATTATTGAATTGCAAAAAACATGA
- a CDS encoding DUF4097 family beta strand repeat-containing protein — protein sequence MKHKKLGTLTLALTLIVLGIILLINNFVPIDIYKTLRILVAISIILIGVEFIFFDWYYKKRNSAMELKVSVSSIILLIIIYSVCFLFTNIKINLNNEESGNIFRRLFEMTDQYQITKSYVENADNLETISIDSNGGDIKVSATERKDINIEAVIHVNTYGSEEEAEELTDNMIDIDRKEENILQINSNNKMYNHRQIYSYVDYTIEIPKELQVSISNKNGNVYVYDVNGKTVISSRNSDIEVENIGDELYIENKYGDIEVCNVSGVTEIKNENGVVDIEKIGSDLIIKNCYDKIEFEDIMGNVTIEQKNGEIDGNSVNKDLEIDAEYSPVKIEDIKGSVNIETTNNEVIVKNVDNNLELSNKYGAMTLEKIRGNISIYSTNGDINLDNHDIQVKEIDIEHKYGRVNIDIPNDQQGQFKLKTRYGNINSIIDMEIDEEDNEQSVNSIIGDNNSLIDITTNNGDIEIE from the coding sequence ATGAAGCATAAAAAATTAGGAACTTTAACTTTAGCACTGACACTGATAGTACTAGGTATAATTTTGTTAATAAACAATTTTGTACCCATAGACATTTACAAGACATTAAGAATACTAGTAGCAATAAGTATCATACTTATTGGGGTGGAATTCATTTTCTTTGATTGGTATTACAAAAAAAGAAATTCTGCTATGGAGTTAAAAGTTAGTGTTTCTTCAATTATATTACTTATAATAATATATAGTGTTTGTTTTTTATTTACTAATATTAAAATTAATCTAAATAATGAAGAATCAGGAAATATTTTTAGAAGGTTGTTTGAAATGACAGACCAATACCAAATAACTAAAAGTTATGTAGAAAATGCTGATAACCTAGAAACAATAAGTATAGATAGCAATGGGGGAGATATAAAAGTAAGTGCAACAGAGAGGAAAGATATAAATATAGAGGCAGTAATCCATGTAAATACTTATGGAAGTGAAGAAGAAGCAGAAGAATTAACGGATAATATGATTGATATTGATAGAAAAGAAGAAAATATTCTACAAATAAATTCTAATAATAAGATGTATAACCATAGACAAATATATTCATATGTGGATTATACAATAGAAATACCAAAAGAACTACAGGTTAGCATAAGTAATAAAAATGGCAATGTTTATGTGTATGATGTGAATGGAAAAACTGTAATTTCTTCCCGTAATAGTGATATTGAAGTTGAAAATATAGGTGATGAATTATATATAGAAAATAAGTATGGAGATATAGAAGTATGTAATGTAAGTGGAGTCACTGAAATAAAAAATGAAAACGGAGTAGTTGATATAGAAAAAATCGGTAGTGACCTTATAATAAAAAATTGTTATGACAAAATAGAATTTGAAGATATTATGGGAAATGTTACTATTGAACAAAAAAATGGTGAAATAGATGGTAATTCAGTAAATAAGGACTTAGAGATAGATGCAGAATATAGTCCTGTTAAAATAGAAGACATTAAGGGATCGGTAAATATAGAGACTACTAATAATGAAGTTATTGTAAAAAATGTAGATAATAATTTAGAGTTATCCAACAAATATGGTGCTATGACATTAGAAAAGATTAGAGGAAATATATCCATATATAGTACAAATGGAGATATAAATTTAGATAATCATGATATACAGGTTAAAGAAATAGATATTGAACACAAGTATGGAAGGGTAAATATTGATATTCCTAATGATCAACAAGGACAATTCAAATTGAAGACTAGATACGGTAACATCAATTCAATAATTGATATGGAGATTGATGAAGAAGATAACGAACAATCAGTAAACAGCATAATCGGAGACAATAATAGCTTGATTGATATAACTACTAATAATGGCGATATAGAAATTGAGTAA
- a CDS encoding PTS transporter subunit IIC: MKQGNKKSGFINKIINRYFIDGLSGMAMGLFSTLIVGLIIKQIGSLIGDNLIGNTLTSIGSIASILTGAGIGVGVAHKLKTSNLVMYSSAVTGLVGAYAGKIISGQTFVDGNVLLIGPGEPLGAFIAVIFGIEIGKLVAGKTKIDIILTPITTIIVGSSIGLLVGPSISSFMFWLGDIIEFATVQKPFIMGILVSVLMGMMLTLPISSAALSIILNLSGLAAGAATVGCSTQMIGFAVASYRENKVNGLVAQGLGTSMLQVPNIVKNPRIWLPPILASAILGPISTKLFLMENSAYGGGMGTAGLVGQIMTFDTMFENQSAGILITKIIVLHIVLPAILTLVISELFRKKGWIKYGDMKLDS, translated from the coding sequence ATGAAACAAGGAAATAAGAAAAGTGGATTCATTAATAAAATTATAAACCGATATTTTATTGATGGGTTGAGTGGTATGGCAATGGGATTATTCTCAACTTTGATTGTTGGATTGATCATTAAGCAGATAGGAAGTTTAATTGGAGACAATCTTATTGGGAATACATTAACTAGCATAGGTTCCATTGCGAGCATATTGACAGGAGCAGGAATTGGTGTAGGTGTGGCCCATAAGCTGAAGACATCAAATTTAGTAATGTATTCATCAGCCGTTACTGGTCTAGTTGGTGCATATGCCGGTAAAATCATCAGTGGTCAGACTTTTGTTGATGGTAATGTTTTGCTTATTGGTCCAGGAGAACCCCTTGGAGCTTTTATTGCTGTTATTTTTGGTATTGAAATAGGAAAACTGGTAGCAGGTAAAACTAAGATTGATATTATACTCACACCTATAACAACAATTATAGTTGGAAGTAGTATTGGTCTATTAGTTGGACCGTCAATATCTTCATTTATGTTTTGGCTTGGTGATATTATTGAATTTGCAACAGTCCAAAAACCATTTATTATGGGAATATTGGTCTCTGTATTAATGGGAATGATGTTAACTCTACCTATTAGTTCTGCCGCTCTATCTATTATTCTTAATCTAAGTGGATTAGCAGCTGGTGCCGCAACGGTAGGGTGTTCTACTCAAATGATAGGTTTTGCAGTAGCAAGTTATAGAGAAAACAAAGTGAATGGTCTTGTAGCTCAGGGTTTAGGAACATCAATGTTACAAGTCCCTAATATAGTCAAGAATCCAAGGATATGGCTGCCGCCTATTTTAGCTAGTGCCATTCTTGGTCCAATATCAACTAAATTATTTTTGATGGAGAACAGTGCTTATGGTGGTGGCATGGGTACCGCTGGTTTAGTAGGACAAATTATGACTTTTGATACGATGTTTGAAAATCAGTCAGCAGGTATACTGATTACTAAGATAATTGTTTTGCATATAGTATTACCAGCCATATTGACGTTAGTTATTTCTGAGCTGTTCAGAAAAAAAGGATGGATTAAATATGGGGATATGAAACTAGATAGTTAA
- a CDS encoding transcription repressor NadR encodes MEGEERRTNIIKLLTESEEPITGSNLAKTYSVSRQVIVQDIALLRAKGCKIISTSNGYMIYETKKEFTKLLAVKHSKHQIKEELEIMVDFGATIVNVMVVHPVYGEITANLMISSRKHIDDFMKKLQNNESVPLMRLKNGEHYHLIKASNPKILDLVEKELKLKGFLM; translated from the coding sequence ATGGAAGGAGAAGAAAGAAGAACTAATATTATAAAACTTTTAACAGAAAGTGAAGAACCAATAACTGGATCAAATTTAGCCAAAACATATTCAGTAAGTCGTCAAGTAATAGTTCAAGACATAGCACTACTTAGAGCTAAAGGGTGCAAAATCATTTCGACATCTAATGGTTATATGATATATGAAACCAAAAAGGAATTCACTAAGCTATTGGCCGTAAAACACTCAAAACATCAGATAAAAGAAGAATTAGAAATAATGGTGGATTTTGGTGCAACAATAGTGAATGTTATGGTTGTTCATCCTGTTTATGGTGAAATAACTGCTAATCTTATGATTTCTTCTAGAAAACATATAGATGATTTTATGAAAAAACTTCAGAACAACGAATCAGTACCTCTTATGAGATTAAAGAATGGCGAACATTATCACTTAATAAAAGCAAGTAATCCTAAGATTTTGGATTTAGTTGAAAAAGAATTAAAATTAAAAGGATTTTTAATGTAA
- the sfsA gene encoding DNA/RNA nuclease SfsA, with the protein MMIYKDIVEGIFIERPNRFIAKVLINGILETVHVKNTGRCKEILVEGTKIFLQKSNNPNRKTKYSLISAYKDDMLINIDSQVPNYVVYEAIADNKIREFVDCDILKREQKYKNSRFDLYYEKNNKKGFIEVKGVTLENDGLAMFPDAPTKRGTKHLEELIDATCNGYESNLFLLIQIDDINKFKPNHVTDKLFAKTLLKAKDAGVRILCYNSLVTKDEIIIGSKAKICLETEFN; encoded by the coding sequence ATGATGATTTATAAAGACATTGTTGAAGGTATTTTTATTGAACGTCCCAATAGATTTATAGCGAAAGTATTAATAAATGGAATACTAGAGACTGTTCATGTTAAAAATACTGGAAGATGTAAAGAGATTCTAGTTGAAGGAACTAAAATATTTTTACAAAAAAGTAATAATCCTAATAGAAAAACCAAATATTCATTGATAAGTGCATATAAAGACGATATGCTGATAAATATTGATTCTCAAGTACCTAATTATGTGGTATATGAAGCAATAGCTGATAATAAAATACGTGAATTTGTTGATTGCGATATACTAAAAAGAGAACAGAAATATAAAAATTCCAGGTTCGATTTATATTATGAAAAAAATAACAAAAAAGGATTTATAGAAGTCAAAGGTGTAACTCTAGAAAATGACGGTCTAGCAATGTTTCCTGATGCTCCCACCAAAAGAGGAACAAAACATCTTGAAGAACTCATTGATGCCACATGTAATGGATATGAAAGCAATCTGTTTTTACTGATACAGATTGATGATATAAATAAATTCAAACCTAATCATGTGACGGATAAATTATTTGCTAAAACTTTATTGAAAGCAAAAGATGCAGGAGTCAGAATTTTATGTTATAATTCATTAGTGACAAAAGATGAAATAATTATTGGAAGTAAAGCAAAAATATGCTTAGAAACAGAATTCAACTAA
- a CDS encoding glucose-6-phosphate isomerase, with the protein MSKIFEQKDWQESMKLRFDFNNMMTAYVGENGINESEIADLEAQIEKAEKAMVEKRTNGGMDWRELPYNQAEVVSDIKSYVESVKDDFDAFVVLGIGGSALGPIAVQQAINHPYYNELSKEKRGGYPKLYVMDNVDPEKLVSLFNIIDLDKTLFNVITKSGSTSETMSQFMIIKEMLEEKLGKEESKKHIVCTTDVKNGNLRPIADTEGYKSFVIPAGVGGRFSELTPVGLLPAAMCGIDIEELLAGAAYMDEMCKTDNTFKNPASMYAILNYISMKKGKNISVIMPYADSLKYIGDWYAQLWAESLGKKYDNDKNVVNSGQTPVRALGATDQHSQVQLYSEGPKDKVIVFVGVDKYKTSLDIPKIYGDIPSLGFLGGETHNKLIKTEQMATEYALLKSGQTNMTITLPEVNEFTLGQILYLFEVATGFAGELLNINAFDQPGVEEGKNATYAMFGRPGYDEKKAELDKRPAKNDKYII; encoded by the coding sequence ATGTCCAAGATATTTGAACAAAAAGACTGGCAAGAAAGCATGAAATTAAGATTTGATTTTAATAATATGATGACAGCTTATGTTGGTGAGAACGGTATTAATGAATCAGAGATAGCTGATTTGGAAGCACAAATTGAAAAAGCTGAAAAAGCTATGGTAGAAAAACGTACTAACGGAGGAATGGACTGGAGAGAATTACCATACAATCAAGCAGAAGTCGTATCTGATATTAAATCTTATGTAGAAAGTGTTAAAGATGATTTTGATGCTTTTGTAGTATTAGGAATCGGCGGCTCAGCACTTGGTCCAATTGCAGTACAACAAGCCATTAATCATCCTTATTATAATGAATTATCTAAAGAAAAAAGAGGGGGATATCCAAAATTATATGTAATGGATAATGTTGATCCTGAAAAACTTGTTTCTTTATTTAATATCATCGATCTTGATAAAACATTATTTAATGTCATTACTAAATCTGGAAGTACTTCAGAAACAATGTCCCAATTTATGATTATCAAAGAAATGTTAGAAGAAAAATTAGGTAAAGAAGAATCTAAGAAGCATATTGTATGTACTACTGATGTTAAGAATGGTAATCTTAGACCTATAGCTGATACAGAAGGATACAAAAGCTTTGTTATTCCTGCAGGAGTTGGAGGAAGATTTTCAGAGCTTACACCAGTTGGTTTATTGCCAGCAGCTATGTGCGGTATAGATATTGAAGAATTGTTAGCAGGAGCAGCTTATATGGATGAAATGTGTAAAACAGATAATACATTCAAGAACCCTGCATCAATGTATGCTATTCTTAATTATATATCAATGAAAAAAGGTAAGAATATATCAGTTATCATGCCTTATGCAGACTCATTAAAATACATTGGTGATTGGTATGCACAATTATGGGCAGAATCACTTGGTAAGAAATACGATAATGATAAGAATGTGGTAAATTCTGGACAAACACCAGTAAGAGCTCTAGGAGCTACTGATCAGCATTCACAAGTTCAATTATACTCTGAAGGACCTAAAGACAAAGTTATCGTATTTGTAGGTGTTGACAAATATAAGACATCTCTAGATATTCCAAAGATATATGGCGATATTCCAAGTCTTGGATTCTTAGGTGGAGAGACTCATAATAAATTAATAAAAACAGAGCAAATGGCTACTGAATATGCTCTATTGAAATCAGGTCAAACTAATATGACTATAACTTTACCAGAAGTTAATGAATTTACATTAGGTCAAATCTTATACTTATTTGAAGTAGCTACTGGATTTGCAGGAGAGTTATTGAATATTAATGCATTTGACCAGCCTGGAGTAGAAGAAGGTAAAAATGCAACATATGCTATGTTTGGAAGACCAGGATATGATGAAAAAAAAGCTGAACTTGATAAAAGACCGGCTAAGAATGATAAATACATCATCTAA
- a CDS encoding DeoR/GlpR family DNA-binding transcription regulator, which yields MLAEERYKIILELLEKNNSVKSSYLIELFGVSVETVRRDLEHMESKGFLHRVHGGAMLDEINPKPVDFKIREKSHNEEKVKIAENAIKYISEESVIALDNGTTTLEIAKLLKYNFKKLTILTNSILVVEELIDRNNYTIILLGGIVNSKDKSLKGELVENYINLFHIDISFISVSGISLKEGATEFELETIPIQKKLIERSGKKILLADSSKFGVVSLLKVCDLNDVDTIITDSNLKDSIYARYKEKGINVIK from the coding sequence TTGTTAGCAGAGGAAAGATATAAAATTATACTTGAATTGTTGGAGAAAAATAATTCAGTGAAATCTTCTTATTTAATTGAACTTTTTGGTGTTTCTGTGGAAACAGTAAGAAGGGATTTAGAACATATGGAGAGTAAAGGATTTTTACATCGTGTGCATGGAGGAGCAATGCTAGATGAGATTAATCCAAAACCAGTAGACTTTAAGATAAGAGAAAAAAGTCATAATGAAGAAAAAGTTAAAATAGCGGAGAATGCAATTAAGTATATATCTGAAGAATCTGTTATAGCTCTAGACAATGGTACTACAACATTAGAAATAGCAAAACTTCTAAAATATAATTTTAAGAAATTAACTATATTAACTAATTCAATATTAGTAGTTGAAGAATTAATAGATCGAAATAATTATACAATCATATTATTAGGTGGTATAGTTAATAGTAAAGATAAATCCCTAAAAGGAGAACTAGTCGAAAATTATATCAATTTATTTCATATAGATATATCTTTCATTAGCGTTAGCGGAATATCTTTAAAAGAAGGTGCTACGGAATTCGAATTAGAAACAATACCTATACAGAAGAAATTAATTGAACGTTCTGGGAAAAAAATATTGTTGGCTGATAGCAGCAAATTCGGGGTTGTATCTTTACTGAAAGTTTGTGACTTAAATGATGTGGATACAATAATTACAGATTCTAATTTGAAAGATTCAATATATGCTAGATATAAGGAAAAGGGAATCAACGTAATCAAATGA
- a CDS encoding MFS transporter has protein sequence MIKLNKTQVKIFILCWAAYASIYFGRVNLSVAIPQIQNTFGWSKGSIGLIGTLFYWVYGFGQLINGQIGDKVSARKIIFMGLITTAVCNIFFGFSYVYLIMIILWVVNAYAQSLLWGPIVKSITNWYEYDKRSSVSIGISTSMVAGYLLAWGGSGLIISRYSWNYVFLIPGVVIFIYSIIWFIFFIDKPKVQESCVLNDTRESSISENQDKYTLLQVVKRSKLIYIVIACCVQGIIKDSIALWAPSLFMETQSLDINKTIQYIIFIPCMNLLGMMLASYLNKKMQYKEKRTIVWLFIAGIITVLGYFMFGSYSTVTALLFLGLLSAVMYGANTLLLGVIPLHFSKYNRASSVAGFLDFCSYFAAGFSTFVTGVLVDSFGWNGVMVFWIVCLIIGTIALLMSLKYDKIAVKMKEVMNNTY, from the coding sequence ATGATAAAATTAAATAAAACTCAGGTAAAAATATTTATTTTATGTTGGGCTGCATATGCCAGCATATATTTTGGAAGAGTCAACTTATCTGTAGCTATTCCCCAAATTCAAAATACTTTTGGTTGGTCAAAGGGAAGTATAGGGTTGATAGGTACACTATTCTATTGGGTATATGGTTTTGGACAATTGATTAATGGGCAAATAGGAGACAAAGTATCAGCTAGGAAAATTATATTTATGGGTTTGATAACAACAGCTGTATGTAATATATTTTTTGGGTTTTCTTATGTATATTTGATAATGATAATTTTATGGGTAGTTAATGCATATGCACAATCTTTATTATGGGGTCCTATAGTTAAATCAATAACTAATTGGTATGAATATGATAAGAGAAGTAGTGTCTCCATAGGTATATCAACCTCAATGGTAGCAGGTTACTTATTGGCTTGGGGAGGTTCTGGATTAATAATATCAAGATATAGCTGGAACTATGTGTTTTTAATACCTGGAGTAGTTATATTTATTTATTCAATAATATGGTTTATATTTTTTATAGACAAACCTAAGGTGCAAGAATCATGTGTACTAAATGATACAAGAGAATCTAGTATATCTGAAAATCAAGATAAGTACACATTACTTCAAGTAGTGAAAAGATCTAAATTGATTTATATTGTCATAGCTTGTTGTGTACAAGGAATAATAAAAGACTCTATCGCATTGTGGGCTCCTAGTTTATTTATGGAAACACAGAGTCTTGATATCAATAAAACAATTCAATATATAATATTTATACCTTGTATGAATTTATTAGGTATGATGTTAGCAAGTTATTTAAATAAAAAAATGCAATATAAAGAAAAACGTACCATAGTTTGGTTGTTTATAGCAGGTATAATTACGGTATTGGGATATTTTATGTTCGGCTCATATAGTACAGTAACAGCTCTATTATTCTTGGGATTATTATCTGCTGTAATGTATGGAGCTAATACTCTATTGCTCGGAGTTATTCCATTGCATTTTTCAAAATACAATAGGGCTTCTTCTGTAGCGGGATTTTTAGATTTCTGTTCGTATTTTGCAGCGGGATTTTCAACATTTGTTACAGGTGTTTTAGTGGATTCTTTTGGATGGAATGGAGTTATGGTCTTTTGGATTGTTTGTTTGATAATAGGAACGATAGCTTTGCTTATGAGTCTTAAATATGATAAAATAGCAGTAAAAATGAAAGAAGTAATGAATAATACATATTAG
- a CDS encoding PHP domain-containing protein has protein sequence MNEVLRFFEVTPKIILADTTVDIRIKPLVNHESFDSDTDYEVVYYPLEHFSNKGEYNYQDKYMVRGENGVIELNQHFTGEQEHTIRITNTKTKKTYSFNFYSVKPDLFDRIPYKGDLHMHSHRSDGTESPAFVTASCRKIGFDFMALTDHGKYYPSIESKNSFKDVELDMLIANGEEVHPENNNVHIINFGGNFSVNEYMKENKDEYYKEVKDIEKTIDIDDDHARYECASSEWCFDKIRKGGGLSIFCHPYWLIDSGYYISNSVIDYMYDNQPYDANEVVGGYHRYEFSSNTLQIARYYEERAKGKDIPIVGVSDAHGCEDRDLFGWFFSIVFAPSNKQTDIIDSIKDLYSVGVEYPEGETPRPVGPFRLVKYALYLFREIFPLHDELCLEEGNLMLKYIQGDESAKKRLISLKGQVNNLYNKLFAKEQKAKPHKRFQGK, from the coding sequence ATGAATGAAGTATTACGTTTTTTTGAAGTCACCCCTAAAATAATTCTGGCGGATACAACAGTCGATATAAGAATCAAACCTTTGGTTAATCACGAATCTTTTGACTCTGATACTGATTATGAGGTTGTTTATTATCCTTTAGAACATTTTTCTAATAAAGGGGAATATAATTACCAAGATAAGTATATGGTTAGAGGGGAAAATGGTGTAATTGAATTAAACCAACATTTTACAGGAGAACAAGAGCATACAATTAGAATTACTAATACTAAAACCAAAAAAACATATTCTTTCAATTTCTATTCTGTAAAACCTGATTTATTTGATAGGATTCCTTATAAAGGAGATCTACATATGCACAGTCATCGCTCGGACGGAACAGAATCTCCTGCTTTTGTTACCGCATCTTGTAGAAAAATAGGATTTGATTTCATGGCATTAACCGACCATGGAAAATATTATCCGTCAATTGAAAGCAAAAATAGTTTTAAAGACGTTGAACTTGATATGTTGATAGCAAATGGAGAAGAAGTTCATCCCGAAAATAATAATGTTCATATTATTAATTTTGGTGGAAATTTCAGTGTTAATGAATATATGAAGGAAAATAAAGATGAATACTACAAAGAAGTTAAAGATATTGAAAAAACTATAGATATTGACGATGATCATGCAAGATATGAGTGTGCTTCTAGTGAATGGTGTTTCGATAAAATAAGAAAAGGAGGAGGATTATCTATCTTCTGTCACCCTTACTGGTTAATAGATTCTGGTTATTACATCTCCAATTCTGTCATTGATTATATGTATGACAATCAACCCTATGATGCTAATGAAGTTGTAGGTGGCTATCACAGATACGAATTTTCATCTAACACATTACAGATCGCTAGATATTATGAAGAGCGAGCAAAAGGTAAAGATATACCTATAGTAGGTGTGAGTGACGCTCATGGATGTGAAGATAGAGATTTATTCGGATGGTTCTTCAGTATAGTTTTTGCTCCTTCCAATAAGCAAACTGATATTATTGATAGTATCAAAGATCTTTACAGCGTAGGTGTTGAATATCCAGAAGGAGAAACCCCTCGTCCAGTAGGTCCTTTCCGACTTGTTAAATATGCTCTATATCTGTTTAGAGAAATCTTCCCTCTACATGATGAATTATGTTTGGAAGAAGGAAATTTGATGCTCAAATACATTCAAGGGGATGAATCTGCTAAAAAAAGGTTAATTAGCTTAAAAGGTCAAGTTAATAATCTTTATAATAAATTATTTGCCAAAGAACAAAAAGCTAAGCCCCATAAAAGATTTCAAGGAAAATAG